A region from the Natronomonas salsuginis genome encodes:
- the tmcA gene encoding tRNA(Met) cytidine acetyltransferase TmcA, with protein MNTVRETVRALRAEAVATDERRLLVLHGDKADCYKEARSAIESVDFSGAIATVSDCDVVGDRIDFDRTERLLGTTYDCLLVDCHDTCRPNAIGRVTGAVDGGGLLVLLCPHFSAWKTTHGRFDETLAPPPFSVAEVGSRFKRRLIDTLRAHRGVAIVDIDTGVRTKRGLTDPPTRRPAAPLVPPERHAFPEAVYEACRSGDQLDAVYACERLIDDETAVVLEADRGRGKSSAAGLAAAALAARGSKVVVTAPSYRNAAELFERAAEVLRTLDALTDDGRDGQTQPFLRTPTGEIRFRTPVEAAEDSPDVLFVDEAAALPVRQLEALSAAVPSVCFATTVRGYEGAGRGFAVRFRDELETSRAVVDCVLAEPIRYAAADPIEVWVFHALLLDSTPPANQLVEGSIPEDASYERLAQDSLAADENLLREAFGLLVNAHYRTQPDDLARLLDAPDVAIRALLVDGHPVSVALLAREGGLDDDTRRRAYEGGRIRGNLIPDLLTSQLRDPEAGIPIGIRVVRIATHHAVRAAGFGSRLLDGIEAEFSEIGSTDADPYDAQDRFGPIDYLGVSYGATPKLCSFWTANGYRTVHLSATRNDTSGEHSAVMLRPISEGGRDLTDRHAAWFHRRILDVLAGVLSDVDPDVVRAALASVEVDTDPGLTDFEWRLVASSAGGPGRYDTAPGPFRRLALCALVDGILDDPDAERLLVVKALQNRSWEETAAARGFVSTRPCMRAIGDAFRPIVDRYGTEVARTEADRYRSD; from the coding sequence ATGAACACGGTTCGAGAGACTGTTCGGGCGCTCCGAGCCGAAGCGGTCGCCACGGACGAACGCCGGCTACTGGTGCTCCACGGGGACAAAGCGGACTGCTACAAGGAGGCACGAAGCGCCATCGAGTCGGTCGATTTTTCGGGGGCTATCGCCACCGTCTCCGATTGCGACGTGGTCGGCGATCGGATCGACTTCGATCGCACCGAGCGGTTGCTCGGGACGACGTACGACTGTCTCCTCGTCGACTGCCACGACACCTGCCGACCGAACGCCATCGGTCGCGTGACCGGTGCCGTCGACGGCGGCGGACTCCTCGTCCTCCTGTGTCCTCACTTCTCGGCGTGGAAAACGACGCACGGGCGATTCGACGAAACGCTCGCACCACCGCCGTTCTCGGTCGCCGAGGTCGGGTCACGGTTCAAACGACGACTGATCGACACGCTGCGTGCCCACAGGGGAGTCGCCATCGTGGACATCGATACGGGAGTGCGGACGAAGCGGGGACTGACCGATCCGCCGACGCGGCGTCCGGCCGCTCCCCTCGTCCCGCCCGAACGACATGCGTTCCCCGAGGCGGTGTACGAGGCGTGCCGAAGCGGGGATCAACTGGATGCGGTCTACGCCTGCGAGCGCTTGATCGACGATGAGACGGCCGTCGTCCTCGAAGCCGATCGTGGGCGTGGGAAATCGAGCGCGGCCGGGCTCGCAGCCGCCGCACTGGCCGCGCGTGGTTCGAAGGTCGTCGTCACTGCTCCGAGCTACCGGAACGCTGCCGAACTCTTCGAGCGCGCGGCCGAGGTGCTCCGGACTCTCGACGCCCTAACGGATGATGGCCGGGACGGCCAGACCCAACCGTTTCTTCGAACGCCGACAGGTGAGATACGGTTTCGAACGCCCGTTGAAGCCGCCGAAGATTCGCCCGACGTGCTGTTCGTCGACGAGGCGGCCGCGCTCCCGGTTCGACAGCTCGAAGCGCTGTCGGCAGCGGTACCCAGCGTCTGTTTTGCGACGACGGTTCGCGGCTACGAGGGGGCCGGGCGAGGCTTCGCTGTCAGATTCCGGGACGAACTCGAAACGAGTCGTGCGGTCGTCGACTGCGTTCTCGCGGAGCCGATACGCTACGCCGCCGCGGACCCGATCGAAGTGTGGGTGTTCCACGCCCTTCTGTTGGATTCAACTCCGCCGGCGAATCAACTCGTCGAGGGATCGATCCCCGAAGACGCGAGCTACGAACGACTGGCGCAGGATTCCCTCGCCGCGGACGAGAACCTCCTTCGAGAGGCGTTCGGGCTCCTCGTCAACGCCCACTACCGGACGCAACCGGACGATCTCGCGAGACTCCTCGACGCGCCGGACGTTGCGATACGCGCCCTCCTCGTCGACGGACACCCCGTTTCGGTCGCCCTCTTGGCTCGAGAGGGAGGACTCGACGACGACACGCGGCGGCGGGCGTACGAGGGCGGACGGATCCGCGGCAACCTGATTCCGGACCTCCTGACGAGTCAACTCCGCGACCCCGAAGCGGGTATTCCCATCGGAATCCGCGTGGTACGCATCGCGACGCACCACGCCGTCAGGGCCGCCGGATTCGGATCGCGCTTGCTCGACGGGATCGAAGCGGAGTTCTCCGAAATCGGCTCCACGGACGCCGATCCGTACGACGCTCAGGACCGATTCGGTCCGATCGACTATCTGGGCGTGAGCTACGGCGCGACACCCAAACTGTGCTCGTTTTGGACGGCCAACGGCTATCGAACGGTACACCTCTCAGCAACCAGAAACGACACCAGCGGCGAACACTCCGCAGTGATGCTCCGACCGATCTCGGAGGGCGGACGCGACCTCACGGATAGGCACGCCGCGTGGTTCCATCGGCGCATTCTCGATGTCCTCGCGGGCGTCCTCTCCGACGTCGATCCCGACGTCGTTCGTGCCGCGCTCGCGTCCGTCGAGGTCGACACGGACCCCGGACTGACCGATTTCGAGTGGCGACTCGTCGCGAGTTCGGCCGGCGGTCCCGGCCGGTACGATACGGCCCCAGGTCCGTTCCGCCGGCTCGCACTCTGTGCGCTCGTCGACGGCATACTGGACGATCCCGATGCCGAGCGGCTCCTCGTGGTGAAGGCGCTCCAAAATCGCTCGTGGGAGGAGACGGCGGCCGCTCGGGGATTCGTCTCGACTCGGCCGTGCATGCGGGCGATCGGGGACGCGTTTCGACCGATCGTCGATCGCTACGGGACCGAGGTCGCACGAACGGAAGCGGATCGGTATCGGTCCGACTGA
- a CDS encoding isopentenyl phosphate kinase has product MTTVLKLGGSVITEKDRPEAIDRSALERAAASIATIPGRVVVVHGGGSFGHHHAATHGVSTTDGTRDADAVRGIHGAMKRLNEVVVDALADAGVEAVPVHPFSAASRSADGALRLETHPEAAMLDEAFVPVLHGDTVVQTGAGATIVSGDELVVELSAAMDADRVGVCSAVPGVYDVDGNVLDRIEAFDDVADAVGESNATDVTGGMAGKVRELLSLDAPAYVFDIDGLDAFARGEDVGTRIG; this is encoded by the coding sequence ATGACGACCGTCCTCAAACTCGGGGGGAGCGTCATCACGGAGAAGGATCGACCGGAGGCCATCGATCGGTCCGCGCTCGAACGGGCAGCAGCGTCGATCGCGACGATCCCCGGGCGTGTCGTCGTCGTCCACGGTGGCGGCAGTTTCGGCCACCACCACGCCGCGACGCACGGCGTCTCGACGACTGACGGGACCCGCGACGCAGACGCGGTTCGGGGGATCCACGGCGCGATGAAGCGGCTCAACGAGGTCGTAGTCGACGCGCTCGCCGACGCGGGCGTCGAAGCGGTCCCCGTCCATCCGTTTTCCGCGGCGAGCCGAAGTGCGGACGGAGCGTTGCGATTGGAGACACATCCCGAAGCGGCGATGCTCGACGAGGCGTTCGTTCCGGTGCTTCACGGCGACACGGTGGTACAAACGGGGGCCGGCGCGACGATCGTCTCCGGAGACGAGCTCGTCGTGGAACTCTCGGCCGCCATGGATGCCGACCGTGTCGGCGTCTGTTCGGCGGTTCCCGGTGTCTACGATGTCGACGGGAACGTTCTCGATCGGATCGAGGCGTTCGACGACGTCGCCGACGCGGTCGGTGAGAGCAATGCGACGGACGTCACGGGCGGGATGGCCGGGAAGGTCCGAGAACTGTTGTCGCTCGACGCACCGGCGTACGTGTTCGACATCGACGGACTCGACGCGTTCGCACGCGGCGAGGACGTGGGAACGAGAATCGGCTGA
- a CDS encoding glutamate--tRNA ligase: MDQDLRGRIEREAETAALFNALKHDSDAQVGAIMGPMMGENPEFRPHGDEIPGVVAPVIERVNGLSVAEKRDRLEALAPELLEEIDAEDESDDRPLPDLPNVDSYEEVRMRLAPNPNGPWHLGSARMPSVIGTYKELYDGWMLCRFDDTDPETKRPDMNAYGEILDAIEYLGFEPDEIVNASDRVELYYDHARNLIDEGGAYTCSCEGASFSELKNAGKPCPHRDKDIETTRAEFEAMVDGEYESGEMVLRVRTDIEHKNPALRDWVAFRMVDTPHPRPEAAEYRCWPMLDFQSGVDDHEFEITHIVRGIDLQDSAKRQQFVYDYFGWEYPELIHWGHIQIDAYDVALSTSTIKELIANGELDGWDDPRAPTVASLKRRGIRGEAVVNAMIQLGTSSSNVDLAMSSVYAENRELVDDDADRLFFVRDGVEIPISGAPDVAEPLVHPDHKDRGRRRIPVGDAVSIEEDDRPAVDTRVWLKGLGPVRYTGDAFEFTDEGIEIVREEGVDVIHWVPAGESVPLRLRTIDGDETGRAEPGVRSYVSDDIVQFERIGFARIDRHDDAETVAYFSHP, encoded by the coding sequence ATGGACCAAGACCTCCGCGGACGCATCGAGCGCGAGGCCGAGACGGCCGCGCTGTTCAACGCGCTCAAACACGATAGCGACGCACAGGTCGGTGCGATCATGGGCCCGATGATGGGCGAGAATCCTGAGTTCCGGCCGCACGGTGACGAGATCCCCGGCGTCGTCGCTCCCGTGATCGAACGGGTCAACGGATTGTCGGTCGCCGAGAAGCGCGATCGGCTCGAAGCCCTTGCGCCGGAATTGCTGGAAGAGATCGACGCCGAAGACGAGTCTGACGACCGACCGCTTCCGGACCTCCCGAACGTGGACTCTTACGAGGAGGTGCGGATGCGGCTCGCACCGAACCCTAACGGTCCGTGGCACCTCGGGAGCGCGCGGATGCCCTCCGTCATCGGGACGTACAAAGAGCTGTACGACGGGTGGATGCTGTGTCGGTTCGACGACACCGATCCGGAGACGAAGCGCCCAGATATGAACGCCTACGGCGAGATCCTAGACGCGATCGAGTATCTCGGTTTCGAGCCCGACGAGATCGTGAATGCCTCCGATCGCGTCGAACTGTACTACGACCACGCGAGGAACCTCATCGACGAAGGGGGGGCTTACACCTGCAGCTGTGAGGGTGCGTCGTTTTCCGAGTTGAAAAACGCCGGAAAGCCGTGTCCGCATCGCGACAAGGACATCGAGACGACGCGCGCCGAGTTCGAAGCGATGGTCGATGGCGAGTACGAATCCGGGGAGATGGTGCTCCGCGTCCGGACGGACATCGAGCACAAGAACCCCGCGCTCCGCGATTGGGTCGCGTTCCGGATGGTCGACACGCCGCACCCGCGACCGGAGGCCGCGGAATACCGCTGTTGGCCCATGCTGGACTTTCAGTCCGGCGTCGACGACCACGAGTTCGAGATCACGCACATCGTGCGCGGAATCGATCTCCAGGACTCGGCCAAGCGTCAACAGTTCGTCTACGACTACTTCGGGTGGGAGTATCCGGAGCTCATCCACTGGGGGCACATTCAGATCGACGCCTACGACGTGGCGCTATCGACGTCGACGATCAAAGAACTCATTGCGAACGGTGAACTCGACGGCTGGGACGATCCGCGCGCGCCGACGGTGGCGAGTCTCAAGCGTCGGGGGATCCGCGGTGAGGCGGTCGTCAACGCGATGATTCAGCTCGGGACGTCGTCGTCGAACGTCGACCTCGCTATGTCGTCGGTCTACGCCGAAAACCGCGAGTTGGTCGACGACGACGCGGACCGGCTATTCTTCGTGCGCGACGGCGTCGAGATACCGATCTCCGGCGCACCGGATGTCGCCGAGCCGCTCGTCCACCCCGATCACAAGGATCGGGGACGGAGACGAATACCCGTCGGAGACGCGGTGAGCATCGAGGAGGACGATCGTCCGGCGGTGGATACGCGAGTCTGGCTGAAAGGACTCGGACCGGTCCGATACACCGGGGACGCCTTCGAGTTCACGGACGAGGGCATCGAAATCGTGCGCGAGGAGGGCGTCGACGTCATCCACTGGGTGCCCGCGGGCGAGAGCGTTCCGCTCCGACTTCGAACGATCGACGGCGACGAAACCGGACGCGCGGAGCCGGGAGTTCGGAGCTACGTGAGCGACGACATCGTCCAGTTCGAGCGTATCGGGTTCGCACGAATTGACCGACACGACGACGCGGAGACGGTGGCGTACTTTTCGCATCCGTAA
- a CDS encoding ribonuclease J, giving the protein MEVEIATIGGYEEVGRQMTAVRAGDDVVIFDMGLNLSKVLIHDNVETERMHSLDLIDMGAIPDDRVMSDIEGDVQAIVPTHGHLDHIGAISKLAHRYSAPIVATPFTIELVKQQIQSEEKFGVQNDLIKMDPGETMPIGDKCELEFVNVTHSIIDAINPVLHTPEGAVVYGLDKRMDHNPVIGDPIDMKRFREIGREGVLCYIEDCTNAGKKGKTPSESVARAQLKDVMYSLEDYDGGIVATTFSSHIARVKSLVEFAEDIGRQPVLLGRSMEKYSGTAERLDFIDFPSDLGMYGHRKSVDRTFKRIMNEGKEDYLPVVTGHQGEPRAMLTRMARGETPYELDKGDKVIFSARVIPEPTNEGQRYQAEKLLGMQGARIYDDIHVSGHLNQEGHYQMIDALQPKNIIPAHQDMKGFSPYVDLVRNEGYELGRDLHVTQNGNIIQLTE; this is encoded by the coding sequence ATGGAAGTCGAAATCGCAACAATTGGCGGATACGAGGAAGTCGGTCGACAGATGACAGCCGTTCGTGCCGGAGACGACGTCGTTATTTTCGATATGGGGCTGAACCTGTCGAAGGTTCTCATCCACGACAACGTCGAAACCGAACGGATGCACAGTCTCGATCTTATCGACATGGGCGCGATCCCGGACGACCGCGTCATGTCCGATATCGAGGGCGACGTGCAGGCGATCGTGCCGACGCACGGTCACCTCGATCACATCGGGGCGATCTCCAAGTTGGCGCACAGATACAGCGCACCGATCGTGGCGACGCCGTTTACGATCGAACTGGTCAAACAGCAGATCCAAAGCGAGGAGAAGTTCGGCGTCCAGAACGATCTGATCAAGATGGACCCCGGCGAGACGATGCCGATCGGTGACAAGTGCGAACTCGAGTTCGTCAACGTCACCCACTCCATCATCGACGCGATCAATCCCGTCCTCCACACCCCCGAGGGAGCCGTCGTCTACGGCCTTGACAAGCGGATGGACCACAACCCGGTCATCGGCGACCCGATCGACATGAAGCGGTTCCGCGAGATCGGCCGCGAGGGCGTGCTCTGTTATATCGAAGACTGCACGAACGCCGGCAAGAAGGGCAAGACGCCCTCCGAGTCCGTCGCGCGCGCACAATTGAAGGACGTGATGTACTCGCTGGAGGACTACGACGGCGGCATCGTCGCGACCACGTTCTCGAGCCACATCGCCCGCGTGAAATCGCTCGTCGAGTTCGCCGAGGACATCGGCCGACAGCCGGTTCTCCTCGGCCGATCGATGGAGAAGTACTCCGGGACGGCCGAACGGCTCGACTTCATCGACTTCCCCAGCGATCTGGGGATGTACGGTCACCGAAAGTCCGTCGACAGGACGTTCAAGCGAATCATGAACGAGGGCAAAGAGGACTACCTCCCGGTCGTCACCGGCCACCAGGGCGAGCCTCGAGCAATGTTGACGCGGATGGCTCGCGGCGAGACACCGTACGAACTCGATAAAGGCGACAAGGTCATCTTCTCCGCGCGAGTCATTCCGGAGCCCACCAACGAGGGGCAGCGATACCAAGCCGAAAAGCTGCTCGGCATGCAGGGCGCTCGGATCTACGACGACATCCACGTCTCGGGTCACCTGAACCAAGAGGGTCACTACCAGATGATCGACGCGCTGCAGCCGAAGAACATCATCCCGGCCCACCAGGACATGAAGGGCTTCTCGCCGTACGTCGATCTGGTGAGAAACGAGGGCTACGAACTCGGGCGCGACCTCCACGTCACCCAAAACGGGAACATCATCCAGCTCACGGAATGA
- the mvk gene encoding mevalonate kinase → MTTSSAPGKVYLFGEHAVVYGEPAVPCAIERRARVTVERREDERLRVRANDLTLDGFTVTWGGSGTDPRPDVDVPTPLVEAAMGYIDGAIEQALDAAGEDGIGFDITVESDIPLGAGLGSSAAVVVAGIDAAARELGVELDAGTIADRAYRVEYDVQDGQASRADTFCSAMGGAVRVQGDDCQRIEDVPTLPFVIGYDGNTGDTGKLVAGVRELKEAYGFAADTVESIGDIVRSGEIALDDGDVEEIGRLMNFNHGLLSALGVSARSLDTMVWAAREADALGAKLTGSGGGGCIVALDRTEQTHTALEYTPGCEDAFRAELDTEGVRRER, encoded by the coding sequence ATGACCACGTCGAGCGCCCCGGGCAAAGTGTATCTCTTCGGCGAGCACGCCGTCGTCTACGGCGAACCGGCCGTTCCGTGCGCCATCGAGCGGCGGGCACGGGTCACGGTTGAGCGGCGCGAGGACGAACGGCTCCGGGTACGGGCGAACGACCTGACGCTCGATGGGTTCACCGTCACCTGGGGCGGCAGCGGGACCGATCCCCGGCCGGACGTCGACGTACCGACGCCGCTCGTCGAGGCGGCGATGGGCTACATCGACGGCGCGATCGAACAGGCGCTCGACGCCGCGGGCGAGGACGGTATCGGATTCGACATTACGGTCGAGAGCGACATTCCGCTCGGTGCCGGACTCGGCTCCTCGGCCGCTGTCGTCGTCGCTGGCATCGACGCGGCGGCGCGCGAACTCGGCGTCGAACTGGACGCCGGAACGATCGCGGACCGGGCCTATCGGGTCGAGTACGACGTACAGGACGGGCAGGCGTCGCGAGCCGACACGTTCTGCTCTGCGATGGGGGGAGCCGTCCGCGTGCAAGGGGACGACTGTCAACGTATCGAGGACGTCCCGACGCTGCCGTTCGTGATCGGTTACGATGGCAATACGGGCGACACCGGGAAACTCGTCGCCGGTGTTCGGGAGCTGAAGGAAGCGTACGGCTTCGCTGCCGACACCGTCGAGTCGATCGGTGACATCGTTCGGTCGGGTGAGATCGCGCTCGACGACGGCGACGTCGAGGAGATCGGCCGGCTGATGAACTTCAATCACGGCCTCCTGTCGGCGCTCGGCGTCTCCGCACGATCGCTCGACACCATGGTCTGGGCGGCTCGCGAGGCCGATGCGCTCGGCGCGAAGCTGACTGGATCCGGTGGCGGCGGCTGTATCGTCGCGCTCGACCGGACCGAACAGACGCACACCGCTCTGGAGTACACGCCGGGCTGTGAGGACGCCTTCCGAGCCGAACTCGACACGGAGGGGGTTCGACGCGAACGATGA
- the rpsB gene encoding 30S ribosomal protein S2 — protein sequence MSDNEEGYDASELDEELEELEDELDGELEDSEANPTADETPADDDASEAADAAETETGSDPEDAVDEEPVLDEDVMPDDEADLLIPVEDYLAAGVHIGTQQKTKSMNRFIHRVRTDGLYVLDVSQTDRRIRTAASFLANYNPEQILVASSRQYGRFPAEKFAEAVGARARTGRFIPGTLTNPDYDGYIEPDVVVVTDPIGDSQAVKEAITVGIPVIAMCDSNNTTSNVDLVIPTNNKGRKALSVVYWLLANETLDRRGAEPTYALDDFETEP from the coding sequence ATGAGCGATAACGAAGAGGGATACGACGCCTCCGAACTCGACGAGGAACTCGAGGAGCTCGAAGACGAGCTCGACGGGGAACTCGAAGACTCGGAAGCCAACCCCACAGCGGACGAAACGCCCGCCGACGACGACGCCAGCGAGGCGGCCGACGCGGCTGAAACGGAAACGGGATCCGATCCCGAGGACGCGGTCGACGAGGAACCGGTCCTCGACGAGGACGTCATGCCCGACGACGAGGCAGACCTCCTCATCCCGGTCGAGGACTACCTCGCGGCCGGTGTCCACATCGGGACCCAACAGAAGACGAAGTCGATGAACCGGTTCATCCACCGGGTGCGGACGGACGGGCTGTACGTGTTGGACGTCTCCCAGACCGATCGACGAATCCGGACGGCGGCGTCGTTCCTCGCGAACTACAACCCGGAGCAGATCCTGGTCGCGTCCTCGCGACAGTACGGCCGATTCCCGGCCGAGAAGTTCGCCGAAGCGGTCGGCGCACGAGCGCGCACCGGACGATTCATCCCCGGGACGCTCACCAACCCCGACTACGACGGCTACATCGAACCCGACGTCGTGGTCGTCACCGACCCGATCGGTGACTCACAGGCGGTCAAGGAAGCGATCACCGTCGGCATCCCGGTCATCGCGATGTGCGACTCGAACAACACGACGTCGAACGTCGACCTCGTGATCCCAACGAACAACAAGGGTCGGAAAGCGCTCAGCGTCGTCTACTGGCTGCTCGCCAACGAGACGCTCGATCGTCGCGGTGCGGAGCCGACCTACGCGCTCGACGATTTCGAGACGGAACCGTAG
- the idsA3 gene encoding geranylfarnesyl diphosphate synthase translates to MMASERVESAIEDRRAIVNDAIAEQLPIRKPERLYSASRYLLDAGGKRLRPTVLLLVAESVSETGSPADDYRAFPTPHGESVDILSAAVSIEVIQSFTLIHDDIMDDDDLRRGVPSVHREYDLETAILAGDTLYSKAFEYMLGTGAPSDRSVAALDELATTCTEICEGQSLDVEFETRTDVTTEEYLEMVEFKTAVLYAAAASIPAILLGCEQETVDELHGYGLDIGRAFQIQDDLLDLTVPSDTLGKRRGSDLIEGKRTVITLHARDQGIDTDSLVPDDPSDAEIEAAVERLEAAGSIDFARELASDLIESGKQRLEVLPDNESSELLEGIADFLVERGY, encoded by the coding sequence ATGATGGCCTCAGAACGCGTCGAATCGGCCATCGAGGACCGCAGAGCGATCGTCAACGACGCGATCGCCGAGCAGCTCCCGATACGAAAGCCCGAGCGACTCTACTCGGCATCGCGGTATCTGTTGGACGCCGGTGGAAAGCGACTGCGCCCGACGGTTCTGCTGTTGGTCGCCGAATCGGTGTCGGAGACGGGATCCCCGGCGGACGACTACCGGGCGTTCCCCACACCGCACGGTGAGTCCGTTGACATCCTCTCGGCGGCGGTCTCGATCGAGGTCATCCAGTCGTTCACGCTGATCCACGACGACATCATGGACGACGACGATCTCCGGCGTGGCGTCCCATCCGTACATCGAGAATACGACCTCGAAACCGCCATTCTCGCCGGTGACACGCTCTATTCGAAAGCGTTCGAGTATATGCTCGGAACCGGCGCGCCATCCGACCGAAGCGTCGCCGCGCTCGACGAGTTGGCGACCACGTGTACGGAGATCTGCGAGGGGCAGTCGCTCGACGTCGAGTTCGAAACCCGAACCGACGTCACGACCGAGGAGTATCTCGAGATGGTCGAGTTCAAAACCGCCGTACTCTACGCGGCAGCGGCGTCGATCCCCGCGATTCTGCTCGGGTGCGAACAAGAGACCGTCGACGAGCTTCACGGGTACGGACTCGACATCGGCCGCGCCTTCCAGATTCAAGACGACCTGCTCGATTTGACCGTCCCGAGTGACACGCTCGGCAAACGGCGTGGATCGGATCTGATTGAGGGGAAGCGCACGGTGATCACGTTGCACGCTCGGGATCAGGGTATCGACACGGACTCGCTCGTGCCCGACGATCCGAGCGACGCCGAGATCGAGGCGGCCGTCGAGCGGCTCGAAGCCGCCGGCAGTATCGACTTCGCCCGCGAGTTAGCTAGCGATCTCATCGAAAGCGGAAAGCAGCGACTCGAGGTGCTTCCCGACAACGAGTCCAGCGAACTGCTCGAGGGGATCGCGGACTTCCTCGTCGAGCGGGGCTACTGA
- a CDS encoding nitrous oxide reductase accessory protein NosL translates to MVDTDRTVSTRRDVLAATGVGLLVGVAGCTGNGDAPADDGGNGTEDGSDRGTDDRNEETGDSNGEANLGKPVAFPEDVSCPVCNMMPAEYPKWNAQLAHTNGDRAFFDTSGCLAAYTAYTDRFGGPDADLEAAWVTGFETGDLLRASDAYFVRVTDPDHVDDVMMRNPTPFADRGDAEAFVEEFDAYGDGDIITFEDFDKDLAMFYRERFIQGDGGMDGDMDMDGGDMNTNDS, encoded by the coding sequence ATGGTAGACACAGACCGCACGGTGTCGACGCGACGCGACGTGCTCGCGGCGACGGGGGTCGGACTCCTCGTCGGCGTGGCAGGGTGCACCGGCAACGGCGACGCCCCAGCCGACGACGGCGGCAACGGAACCGAAGACGGGTCCGATAGGGGCACCGACGACCGAAACGAGGAGACGGGGGACTCGAACGGCGAGGCCAACCTGGGCAAACCAGTCGCGTTCCCCGAGGACGTCTCCTGTCCCGTCTGCAACATGATGCCGGCGGAGTACCCAAAGTGGAACGCACAACTCGCTCATACGAACGGAGATCGCGCGTTTTTCGATACGTCCGGCTGTCTGGCGGCGTACACCGCCTACACTGACCGGTTCGGCGGCCCCGACGCTGACCTCGAAGCCGCGTGGGTTACCGGCTTCGAGACCGGCGATCTCCTCCGGGCGTCCGATGCGTACTTCGTCCGCGTGACCGACCCCGACCACGTCGACGACGTCATGATGCGGAACCCGACGCCGTTTGCCGACCGGGGCGACGCCGAGGCGTTCGTCGAGGAGTTCGACGCATACGGCGACGGGGACATCATCACGTTTGAAGACTTCGATAAGGACCTGGCGATGTTCTACAGGGAACGTTTCATCCAGGGAGACGGTGGGATGGACGGAGATATGGACATGGATGGCGGCGATATGAACACGAACGACAGCTAG
- a CDS encoding NUDIX domain-containing protein: MSIELRRHVNALVSDFAAEYGEVDLVRRRVECDPAEHDAVVASFDSFGVVGGAGVWIVWDGAVLLARYERADGWIEPGAGRRPGESYTECAKRGVRETAGTEVAIERLAQVQLVYLDDPTGRPPVPSPYVAFRGSIASGAPVPDADAAATDTIGSGPNPGTDGGQTPGGEPTAVGRPSVAPDGTPVALRWAEEPPEELAYDQLSELPLDGRDGQRM, translated from the coding sequence GTGTCGATCGAACTGCGCCGTCACGTCAACGCGCTCGTCTCCGACTTCGCCGCGGAGTACGGCGAGGTCGACCTCGTCCGCCGACGCGTCGAGTGCGATCCGGCCGAGCACGACGCAGTCGTCGCCTCTTTCGACTCGTTCGGCGTCGTCGGCGGTGCCGGAGTGTGGATCGTGTGGGACGGGGCGGTGCTGTTGGCCAGATACGAGCGCGCCGACGGCTGGATCGAACCCGGCGCGGGGCGGCGCCCCGGCGAGTCCTACACCGAATGTGCGAAACGCGGCGTCCGGGAGACGGCCGGGACCGAGGTCGCGATCGAGCGGCTCGCGCAGGTGCAACTCGTCTATCTCGACGACCCGACGGGCCGGCCGCCGGTCCCGAGCCCGTACGTCGCGTTCAGGGGATCGATCGCCAGCGGTGCACCGGTTCCGGACGCGGACGCCGCGGCGACGGACACGATCGGGTCGGGGCCGAACCCGGGGACGGACGGCGGCCAGACGCCGGGGGGCGAACCCACAGCTGTTGGAAGGCCATCCGTGGCACCCGACGGAACGCCCGTGGCGCTCCGGTGGGCCGAGGAACCGCCCGAGGAACTGGCCTACGACCAGCTCTCGGAGCTCCCGCTCGACGGGCGGGACGGACAACGGATGTAA